The following are encoded in a window of Carettochelys insculpta isolate YL-2023 chromosome 30, ASM3395843v1, whole genome shotgun sequence genomic DNA:
- the LOC142003771 gene encoding phospholipase A2 inhibitor gamma subunit B-like: MKASLAIFILAALLATGACLQCQVCSNTGTSCTGDVQTCAAGNAFCASTLTEVRTLGTTTPITLKKCATSADCQASPISINFGNGNSARSIIACCTGDGCSPAPITMPAPDTKPNGQRCPVCSAVSPGPCNEMFINCTGSDTQCIEMTVTVTSGGATVSSTLKGCANEVACAQGEAVASSFAGVGGTATLKCKAPGTAPGLAGLLGPALAGLLLLKFSF; the protein is encoded by the exons ATGAAGGCTTCTCTTGCCATCTTCATCCTTGCAGCTCTCCTGGCTACGG GGGCCTGTCTGCAGTGTCAGGTTTGCAGTAATACCGGAACCAGCTGCACAGGCGATGTGCAGACCTGTGCCGCTGGCAACGCCTTTTGTGCTTCTACTCTGACAGAAGTGAGAACAC TGGGAACGACAACCCCAATCACGTTAAAGAAGTGTGCAACATCTGCTGACTGCCAAGCCAGCCCCATCAGCATCAATTTTGGAAATGGAAACTCAGCGAGGTCGATTATTGCCTGCTGCACGGGAGACGGCTGCAGCCCGGCCCCCATTACAA TGCCTGCGCCTGACACCAAACCCAATGGCCAGCGGTGCCCAGTCTGCAGCGCTGTGAGTCCTGGTCCATGCAATGAAATGTTCATCAATTGTACCGGATCAGATACCCAATGCATCGAGATGACTGTGACTGTAACAAGTG GTGGCGCAACCGTCTCCTCCACCCTGAAGGGCTGCGCTAACGAGGTCGCCTGTGCGCAGGGAGAAGCAGTTGCAAGCAGCTTCGCAGGGGTCGGTGGAACGGCGACTCTGAAATGCAAAGCGCCGGGTACAGCTCCAGGACTTGCCGGGCTCCTCGGCCCAGCCCTGGCCGGGCTCCTCTTGCTGAAGTTCTCCTTCTGA